The Prunus persica cultivar Lovell chromosome G8, Prunus_persica_NCBIv2, whole genome shotgun sequence genome includes a region encoding these proteins:
- the LOC109946313 gene encoding uncharacterized protein LOC109946313 — protein MWLRENGESSLASREGNEARAHVAELEERFRYVEEILRHQVQDYGSKLNGLQNNVDQLRQKADFCERKWKEQEALHQEKATCLEEVLRQLEEANSNLAKVTQSHDMARTQIEKLTGALTLNMKLYDQAEVEVKKFQQDCEMDRILGEIEKEQRAEKRIALTTEIKLNEDFQNPNQKKEGGVIPTLELNKDVSKQVIEAKDVNGEVKAHNPSTFWTVCSSCKYQYEYGRVYVNCHLRCSRCRAGFLALENCRPPPIVKSSSNSSDQQHRSSRHLVDTGSQVTACGKPPYPGSVSPKDLGGS, from the coding sequence ATGTGGCTAAGGGAGAATGGAGAGTCTTCCTTAGCCTCCAGGGAGGGGAATGAAGCCAGAGCTCATGTTGCAGAGCTGGAGGAAAGATTTAGATATGTTGAGGAGATTCTGAGGCATCAGGTCCAAGATTATGGGTCTAAGCTGAATGGCCTGCAAAATAATGTTGATCAGCTGAGGCAGAAGGCTGATTTCTGCGAGAGGAAATGGAAGGAGCAGGAGGCCTTGCATCAGGAGAAGGCCACTTGTTTGGAAGAGGTTTTGAGGCAGCTTGAGGAAGCTAACTCCAACCTTGCCAAGGTCACTCAAAGTCATGACATGGCCAGAACACAGATCGAAAAGCTGACTGGTGCCCTCACTCTGAACATGAAGCTCTACGATCAGGCTGAGGTTGAAGTGAAGAAGTTTCAGCAGGATTGTGAAATGGATAGGATCCTTGGGGAAATAGAGAAGGAACAGCGTGCCGAAAAAAGGATTGCTCTGACCACCGAGATCAAGCTGAATGAGGACTTCCAAAACCCGAACCAGAAGAAGGAAGGTGGGGTCATCCCAACGCTGGAGCTAAACAAAGATGTTAGTAAGCAGGTCATAGAGGCCAAAGACGTCAATGGAGAAGTGAAGGCCCATAATCCTTCGACGTTCTGGACAGTTTGCAGTAGCTGCAAATATCAATATGAGTATGGCAGGGTTTATGTAAATTGCCATCTCCGCTGCAGTAGATGTCGAGCAGGTTTTCTGGCTTTAGAAAATTGTCGACCACCTCCAATTGTTAAGTCATCCAGTAACTCTTCTGACCAGCAACATAGGAGTTCAAGACACCTTGTTGATACGGGAAGTCAAGTAACTGCTTGTGGTAAGCCCCCATATCCTGGATCGGTCTCCCCAAAAGACCTTGGAGGAAGctga
- the LOC109946264 gene encoding uncharacterized protein LOC109946264: MDYQSVHVIVSHASDGPFFSLKNAAHTRASSEIISVLREPAAAERVLLGLLGPDDTRIMQEYDDGGLRQNLSHHALAACLHFAMWLRENGESSLASRERDEARARVAELEENVRNVEEILRHQVQEYESKLNGLQNDVDQLSQKAELYERNWKEQEALHQEKDTLMVEVLRLREEAISELAKVTQSHDVARTRIKNLTGALTRSRKLYEQAEVEVKKVQQDCEMDRILGEIEKEERAKKEAKDVDGEVGAQRPSTFWTKCYRCNVHFLYSRVYVDRLLRCQQCQTNFVSKEVYIMSPSALVESSSNSSHQQHVDTESQGTASGGKPPYLGVVSLKDPEGS; the protein is encoded by the exons ATGGATTACCAATCAGTCCATGTTATTGTTTCACATGCATCAGATGGaccattcttttctttaaag AATGCGGCTCATACAAGGGCTTCCTCTGAGATTATCAGTGTGTTGAGAGAGCCAGCTGCAGCAGAGAGAGTTTTGCTGGGCTTACTTGGCCCTGATGATACCAGGATTATGCAGGAGTACGATGACGGTGGTTTGAGGCAAAACTTATCCCACCATGCCCTTGCT GCCTGCCTCCACTTTGCCATGTGGCTAAGGGAAAATGGAGAGTCTTCCTTAGCCTCCAGGGAGCGCGATGAAGCCAGAGCTCGTGTTGCAGAGCTGGAGGAAAATGTTAGGAATGTTGAGGAGATTCTGAGGCATCAGGTCCAAGAGTATGAGTCTAAGCTGAATGGTCTGCAAAATGATGTTGATCAGCTGAGTCAGAAGGCTGAGTTGTACGAGAGGAATTGGAAGGAGCAGGAAGCCTTGCATCAGGAGAAGGACACTCTTATGGTAGAGGTTTTGAGGCTGCGTGAGGAAGCTATCTCTGAGCTTGCCAAGGTCACTCAAAGTCATGACGTGGCCAGAACACGTATCAAAAATCTGACTGGTGCCCTCACTCGGAGCAGGAAGCTCTACGAGCAGGCTGAGGTTGAAGTGAAGAAGGTTCAGCAAGACTGCGAAATGGATAGGATCCTTGGGGAAATAGAGAAGGAAGAGCGTGCGAAGAAAGAGGCCAAAGACGTTGATGGAGAAGTGGGGGCCCAGCGTCCTTCAACTTTCTGGACAAAGTGCTATAGATGCAATGTGCATTTTCTGTATAGTAGGGTTTATGTAGATCGTCTTCTCCGCTGCCAACAATGTCAAACCAACTTTGTGTCTAAAGAAGTCTACATCATGTCACCATCCGCACTTGTTGAGTCATCCAGTAACTCTTCTCACCAGCAACATGTTGATACTGAAAGTCAAGGAACTGCTAGTGGCGGCAAGCCCCCATATCTTGGAGTGGTCTCCCTAAAAGACCCCGAAGGGAGCTGA